A genomic window from Litoreibacter janthinus includes:
- a CDS encoding Lrp/AsnC ligand binding domain-containing protein, producing the protein MNCVFVQIRCKPGQGYKVAEEIVLREFHSELYSTSGAFDLLLKVYVPEGEDIGQFINDNLLSIPAIERTLTTLTFKAF; encoded by the coding sequence ATGAATTGCGTTTTTGTCCAGATCAGATGCAAGCCGGGTCAAGGCTACAAGGTAGCCGAAGAGATTGTGCTTAGAGAATTCCACTCGGAACTCTACTCTACCTCCGGCGCGTTCGACTTGCTTTTGAAGGTCTATGTGCCCGAAGGCGAAGATATTGGGCAGTTTATCAACGACAACCTGCTCAGTATCCCCGCGATCGAGAGGACATTGACCACGCTCACCTTCAAGGCGTTTTAA
- a CDS encoding cbb3-type cytochrome c oxidase subunit 3: MDTYSFMRQLADSWVLLAMFAFFFGVIFWAFRPGSRAVHDEISQTPFRNEDHPAADVEDAATLKGQNNG, from the coding sequence ATGGATACCTATTCCTTCATGCGCCAATTGGCAGACAGCTGGGTGCTGCTCGCCATGTTCGCGTTCTTCTTTGGCGTGATTTTCTGGGCGTTTCGCCCGGGATCTCGCGCCGTGCATGACGAAATCAGCCAAACACCGTTTCGCAACGAAGATCACCCCGCTGCGGACGTTGAGGATGCTGCTACACTGAAAGGCCAAAACAATGGATGA
- the ccoO gene encoding cytochrome-c oxidase, cbb3-type subunit II, translated as MTSEQTNPKKRRTFLERHATLERNGTLLLVASLLVVSVGGIVEIAPLFYLENTIEDVEGMRPYSPLELAGRDIYVREGCYVCHSQMIRPMRDEVERYGHYSLAAESQYDHPFQWGSKRTGPDLARVGGRYSDEWHVDHLTDPQSVVPESVMPKYAFLSDTMIDGKYIQATMETHRFVGVPYSDEMIETAQADFLAQSDPEADWDALLERYPGAQTRNFDGAAGVSEMDALVAYLQMLGTLVDFSTFTPDASR; from the coding sequence ATGACATCTGAACAAACAAACCCGAAGAAGCGCCGCACCTTTCTCGAACGCCACGCCACCTTGGAGCGGAACGGCACCTTGCTGTTGGTTGCATCCTTGCTGGTCGTGAGTGTCGGCGGCATCGTTGAGATCGCACCATTGTTCTACCTTGAGAACACCATCGAGGATGTTGAGGGCATGCGCCCTTACTCTCCATTGGAACTCGCGGGTCGTGACATCTATGTGCGGGAGGGCTGCTATGTCTGCCACTCGCAGATGATCCGTCCGATGCGCGACGAGGTGGAGCGGTATGGCCACTACTCACTGGCTGCGGAGTCGCAATATGACCACCCGTTCCAGTGGGGGTCGAAGCGGACAGGGCCAGATTTGGCCCGCGTCGGCGGCCGGTACTCTGACGAATGGCATGTTGATCACCTCACAGACCCGCAATCCGTCGTGCCTGAATCGGTGATGCCCAAGTATGCATTCCTGTCAGACACGATGATCGACGGGAAGTATATCCAGGCGACGATGGAAACCCACCGCTTTGTGGGCGTGCCTTACTCGGACGAGATGATCGAAACCGCTCAGGCAGACTTCCTTGCTCAATCCGACCCGGAAGCTGACTGGGACGCGCTACTAGAGCGTTATCCCGGAGCGCAAACACGTAACTTCGACGGTGCGGCCGGCGTGTCTGAAATGGACGCATTGGTGGCTTATCTTCAAATGCTCGGCACGCTGGTAGATTTCTCTACCTTCACGCCAGACGCATCACGCTAG
- the hemN gene encoding oxygen-independent coproporphyrinogen III oxidase has product MTQHETLRRYGLFTSRAPRYTSYPTAPHFNKEIGPETMADWLEQVDENAKVSLYVHIPFCRRLCWFCACRTQGTQTDAPLRGYLDMLKAELAMIANSLPTGVKLGRLHWGGGTPTILPPAMIRELAAEIDRYFPLSEGSEFSVEIDPTLIDADKIAALSEAGLTRASLGIQDFDPHVQSAIGRIQSFDETKWAAQALREAGAKNLNLDILYGLPFQTADSLTDTVAKTLDLSPDRLALYGYAHVPWAAKRQVLIPEDHLPDGPTRYALFHMASQLFGAAGYDAVGIDHFARAGDGLLNASLNGTLRRNFQGYTDDQSEVLIGVGASSISRFPNGYAQNAPGTGEYATAIASGKLATTRGHAMSADDTLRAQLIEDLMCRFAIDFKDVAQTTGAEIDEVVNFAKDLHKSYADVSTITAQSLSLSEPALSRLMAMDLDAYQTASNRHSLAI; this is encoded by the coding sequence ATGACACAGCATGAAACTCTCCGCCGCTACGGCTTATTCACGTCCAGAGCGCCAAGGTACACAAGTTACCCGACCGCTCCGCATTTCAACAAAGAAATCGGGCCCGAAACGATGGCCGATTGGCTGGAGCAGGTCGATGAAAACGCGAAGGTGTCACTTTATGTGCACATTCCATTTTGTCGTAGGCTCTGCTGGTTCTGCGCCTGCCGCACTCAAGGGACCCAAACCGACGCGCCGTTGCGCGGTTATCTCGACATGCTCAAAGCCGAACTGGCGATGATCGCAAATAGCTTGCCTACTGGCGTCAAACTCGGTCGCTTGCACTGGGGTGGCGGGACACCAACCATTTTGCCGCCCGCCATGATCCGCGAACTGGCGGCCGAGATTGACCGCTACTTCCCACTCAGTGAAGGCTCGGAGTTTTCGGTTGAGATCGATCCAACCTTGATCGATGCGGACAAGATCGCCGCCTTAAGCGAAGCGGGATTGACCCGCGCGAGCCTCGGAATTCAGGATTTTGATCCGCACGTGCAATCCGCAATCGGCCGAATTCAGAGCTTTGACGAAACCAAATGGGCCGCTCAGGCCTTGCGCGAAGCTGGGGCGAAGAATCTCAATCTGGACATCCTATACGGACTGCCATTCCAAACAGCTGACAGCCTGACTGACACGGTGGCAAAGACATTGGATTTGTCTCCGGACCGGCTGGCCCTTTACGGGTATGCCCACGTCCCTTGGGCCGCAAAACGGCAAGTGCTAATACCGGAGGACCACCTCCCGGACGGGCCGACGCGTTACGCCTTGTTCCATATGGCCTCTCAGCTGTTTGGCGCGGCTGGCTATGACGCAGTCGGCATCGACCACTTCGCCCGAGCAGGCGACGGCTTGTTGAACGCATCCCTGAACGGCACGCTGCGGCGCAACTTCCAAGGTTACACCGATGACCAATCTGAAGTTTTGATCGGCGTCGGCGCGTCCTCAATATCGCGCTTCCCGAACGGCTACGCCCAGAACGCACCCGGGACAGGCGAATATGCAACCGCTATAGCATCGGGCAAGCTCGCGACGACGCGCGGGCACGCGATGAGCGCTGACGACACGCTTCGCGCCCAGTTGATCGAGGATCTGATGTGCCGCTTCGCAATCGACTTTAAAGATGTTGCGCAAACAACAGGTGCAGAGATCGACGAAGTCGTGAATTTCGCCAAGGACTTGCACAAGTCTTACGCGGATGTGTCCACAATTACGGCCCAATCTCTAAGCCTGTCTGAGCCCGCCTTGTCCCGCCTCATGGCTATGGACTTGGACGCGTACCAAACTGCATCCAATCGCCACTCCTTGGCGATCTAG
- the gmd gene encoding GDP-mannose 4,6-dehydratase: MKKALITGVTGQDGSYLAEFLLDKGYEVHGIKRRASSFNTQRVDHIYQDPHLDNARFMLHYGDLTDSSNLTRILSEVQPDEVYNLGAQSHVAVSFESPEYTADVDAMGALRLLEAIRFLGLEKKTRFYQASTSELYGLVQETPQTETTPFHPRSPYAVAKMYAYWITVNYREAYGMYACNGILFNHESPRRGETFVTRKITRGLANIAQGLEDCLYMGNIDALRDWGHAKDYVRMQWMMLQQDKPDDFVIATGKQYSVRQFILWAAEHLGIALRFEGSDVEEVAIVDSITGDKAPALKPGDVVLRIDPRYFRPAEVETLLGDPTKAKRELGWSPEITTQEMCAEMVAEDLKAARRMVVLKAHEAEQKA; this comes from the coding sequence GTGAAAAAGGCCCTAATAACCGGCGTAACCGGACAGGACGGCTCCTATTTGGCGGAGTTTCTGCTCGACAAGGGCTACGAAGTGCACGGCATCAAGCGCCGCGCTTCGTCATTCAACACCCAGCGCGTAGATCATATCTACCAAGATCCTCATCTCGATAACGCGCGGTTTATGCTGCATTACGGGGACCTCACCGACAGCTCCAACCTCACGCGTATTCTGTCCGAGGTCCAGCCTGACGAAGTCTATAATCTAGGTGCGCAATCGCATGTCGCGGTAAGCTTTGAGTCTCCAGAGTATACGGCCGACGTCGATGCCATGGGTGCGCTACGCCTTCTTGAGGCTATTCGCTTCCTCGGGCTTGAAAAGAAAACTCGATTCTATCAGGCATCAACCTCGGAGCTTTACGGCCTCGTGCAAGAGACGCCGCAAACCGAGACAACGCCTTTCCATCCGCGAAGCCCTTACGCAGTTGCGAAGATGTATGCCTACTGGATTACAGTGAACTATCGCGAAGCGTATGGAATGTACGCCTGCAATGGCATCTTGTTTAATCACGAAAGCCCGCGCCGAGGCGAAACCTTTGTGACGCGCAAGATCACCCGCGGCTTGGCGAATATCGCGCAGGGCTTGGAAGACTGTCTTTACATGGGCAACATTGATGCCCTGCGTGATTGGGGCCACGCCAAAGACTACGTTCGGATGCAGTGGATGATGCTGCAGCAGGACAAGCCAGACGACTTCGTTATTGCGACTGGGAAACAGTATTCCGTTCGTCAGTTCATTCTTTGGGCGGCAGAACACCTTGGGATAGCCCTGCGCTTCGAAGGCAGCGATGTTGAAGAAGTGGCCATTGTCGACTCCATCACCGGCGACAAAGCGCCAGCTTTGAAACCTGGCGACGTGGTTTTGCGCATCGACCCTCGTTACTTCCGCCCGGCCGAAGTCGAAACGTTGCTTGGAGACCCGACCAAAGCAAAACGGGAACTTGGCTGGTCACCAGAAATCACAACCCAAGAAATGTGCGCCGAAATGGTCGCAGAGGATCTCAAAGCCGCGCGTCGGATGGTGGTATTGAAAGCCCATGAGGCGGAGCAAAAAGCCTGA
- the fnrL gene encoding transcriptional regulator FnrL, with protein sequence MTQIDLTSKTCSNCPIRPRAICSRCTDDELVELDKIKYYKTYPAGASVVLMGDPMTFVASVVTGVASLSRSMVDGRMQMVGLLLPSDFIGRPGRETASFDVTAVSELTLCHFHKRPFERVTQTTPHVQERLVEIALDELDAAREWMLLLGRKTAREKIASFLLICARRLGRREGEKLLLDLPLTRDAMSDYLGLTIETVSRQMAALKRDGVLVLDGTRKVTIPDLNRLLDEAGDDSDGATLP encoded by the coding sequence ATGACCCAGATTGATCTGACTTCGAAAACTTGCAGCAATTGCCCGATACGCCCTCGGGCAATTTGTTCTCGGTGCACAGATGATGAGTTGGTCGAGCTTGATAAGATCAAGTATTACAAGACTTATCCTGCTGGTGCCTCTGTTGTGCTGATGGGCGATCCTATGACTTTTGTGGCGTCGGTTGTGACTGGCGTGGCGTCGTTGTCGCGATCCATGGTCGACGGGCGTATGCAAATGGTTGGTCTGCTATTGCCATCGGATTTTATCGGTCGTCCTGGGCGGGAAACGGCGTCGTTCGATGTGACTGCTGTGTCGGAGCTGACGCTTTGTCATTTCCACAAACGGCCTTTCGAACGCGTCACCCAAACGACGCCGCACGTTCAAGAGCGTTTGGTCGAGATCGCGCTGGATGAATTGGACGCTGCGCGCGAATGGATGCTTTTGTTGGGCCGCAAGACAGCCCGAGAAAAGATTGCAAGTTTCCTGTTAATCTGCGCGCGCCGCCTTGGTCGAAGGGAAGGCGAGAAGCTGCTATTGGATCTTCCTCTGACACGGGACGCGATGTCAGACTATCTTGGCTTGACGATTGAGACTGTGAGCCGTCAGATGGCCGCCCTGAAGCGGGACGGCGTTCTGGTTCTTGATGGCACTCGGAAGGTAACCATACCCGACCTCAACCGTCTTCTTGACGAAGCGGGCGACGACAGCGACGGTGCGACCCTGCCGTAA
- a CDS encoding TRAP transporter small permease, giving the protein MSKAWARAEIALASFCAVLVTALILLNVVTRAFNASIYWVDEAAIYAMVWMCFLAASAALHERSAVSVTLVQGLLGAKGQKILGRVVDLCVLVFAISLLYFSWRWLLPVDLLRAGFNLEAFQGETFNFVYAEPTTTLGVRKIWVWSVLGLFVIGTLLHAVANLFSPAPELEPVAHT; this is encoded by the coding sequence GTGTCCAAAGCTTGGGCGAGGGCTGAGATTGCCCTCGCCTCTTTCTGCGCAGTGCTGGTCACCGCGTTGATCCTGTTGAACGTCGTGACCCGAGCGTTCAATGCCTCGATCTATTGGGTCGACGAGGCGGCCATCTATGCGATGGTTTGGATGTGTTTTTTGGCTGCGTCAGCTGCTTTGCACGAACGTAGCGCCGTCTCTGTAACGCTGGTTCAGGGCTTACTAGGCGCCAAAGGGCAGAAGATACTGGGCCGCGTGGTCGATCTGTGCGTTTTGGTTTTTGCGATATCGTTGCTATACTTTTCGTGGCGCTGGCTGTTGCCGGTTGACCTACTTCGTGCGGGCTTCAACCTAGAAGCCTTCCAAGGCGAAACCTTCAACTTCGTCTACGCGGAGCCGACGACCACCTTGGGTGTGCGGAAAATCTGGGTGTGGTCAGTGTTGGGCTTGTTTGTCATTGGCACATTGCTTCACGCAGTCGCCAATCTGTTTTCGCCTGCACCTGAACTAGAACCGGTGGCCCATACATGA
- the ccoN gene encoding cytochrome-c oxidase, cbb3-type subunit I, with translation MLNYIKLILLGGVILFAALAANWAHDLAYQVHALLILVVGIVMFVWVLRHTDEPVAVTAGDEAGYMDGPVRFGIVATAFWGVVGFLVGTFIAFQLAFPVLNFDWAQPFANFGRLRPLHTSAVIFAFGGNALIATSFYIVQRTSAQRLWGGNLAWFVFWGYNLFIVLAATGYLLGATQSKEYAEPEWYVDIWLTVVWVAYLAVFMGTILTRKERHIYVANWFFLSFIVTVAMLHLVNNLSIPVSIWGSKSVQVFSGVQDAMTQWWYGHNAVGFFLTAGFLGMMYYFVPKQAGRPVYSYKLSIIHFWALIFLYIWAGPHHLHYTALPDWASTLGMVFSIVLWMPSWGGMINGLMTLQGAWDKLRTDPIIRLMVASLAFYGMSTFEGPMMSIRAVNSLSHYTDWTIGHVHSGALGWNGMITFAAIYFLTPKLWGREKMYSISAINTHFWLATIGIVLYASSMWVSGIMEGLMWREVDSQGFLVNSFADTVSAKYPMYVVRGLGGVLYLAGGLIMVWNMWMTIRGGASVQAPVGVAAE, from the coding sequence ATGCTTAATTATATCAAGCTAATACTGTTGGGGGGCGTCATATTGTTTGCCGCCCTTGCAGCGAACTGGGCGCATGACTTGGCTTACCAAGTTCACGCGCTTTTGATTCTTGTGGTGGGGATCGTCATGTTTGTTTGGGTGCTTCGGCACACGGACGAGCCGGTCGCCGTCACAGCTGGGGATGAAGCGGGCTACATGGATGGCCCCGTGCGCTTCGGGATTGTCGCAACAGCCTTTTGGGGTGTCGTCGGGTTTCTTGTAGGCACGTTTATCGCATTCCAATTAGCGTTTCCCGTTCTGAACTTCGATTGGGCCCAGCCCTTCGCCAACTTCGGGCGTCTTCGTCCGCTGCACACGTCCGCGGTTATTTTTGCATTCGGTGGTAACGCGCTGATCGCAACGTCGTTCTATATCGTGCAACGCACATCCGCGCAGCGGCTGTGGGGCGGCAATCTCGCTTGGTTCGTGTTTTGGGGCTACAACCTTTTCATCGTTCTGGCTGCAACCGGCTACCTGCTTGGTGCGACGCAATCCAAAGAATATGCTGAGCCTGAATGGTATGTGGACATCTGGCTGACAGTCGTTTGGGTTGCATATCTGGCCGTGTTCATGGGCACTATTCTGACCCGAAAAGAACGTCACATCTATGTGGCCAACTGGTTCTTCCTGTCGTTCATTGTGACTGTCGCGATGCTGCACTTGGTCAACAACCTGTCCATTCCGGTGTCGATCTGGGGTTCCAAATCGGTTCAGGTCTTCTCGGGCGTGCAAGATGCCATGACGCAGTGGTGGTATGGCCACAACGCAGTGGGCTTCTTCCTGACAGCAGGCTTCCTTGGCATGATGTACTACTTCGTACCCAAGCAAGCAGGTCGTCCGGTTTACTCTTACAAATTGTCGATCATCCACTTTTGGGCGCTGATCTTCCTTTATATCTGGGCCGGCCCTCACCACCTGCACTACACCGCGTTGCCTGACTGGGCCTCGACGCTTGGTATGGTCTTCTCGATCGTACTGTGGATGCCGTCTTGGGGTGGTATGATTAACGGTCTGATGACGCTGCAAGGCGCATGGGACAAGTTGCGCACCGACCCGATCATTCGCTTGATGGTGGCCTCGCTTGCCTTTTACGGCATGTCCACCTTCGAGGGCCCGATGATGTCGATCCGTGCAGTCAACTCGCTGTCGCACTACACTGACTGGACTATTGGTCACGTGCACTCCGGAGCTCTTGGCTGGAACGGCATGATCACTTTCGCTGCGATCTACTTCCTGACACCAAAACTCTGGGGACGTGAGAAGATGTATTCAATCTCGGCCATCAACACGCACTTTTGGTTGGCTACGATCGGCATCGTGCTCTACGCGTCGTCGATGTGGGTCAGCGGGATCATGGAAGGCCTGATGTGGCGTGAAGTCGACAGCCAAGGCTTCTTGGTGAACAGCTTCGCTGACACCGTATCTGCCAAGTATCCAATGTATGTGGTTCGCGGTCTGGGTGGGGTCCTTTACCTCGCTGGGGGGCTGATCATGGTCTGGAATATGTGGATGACCATCCGCGGTGGCGCCTCTGTGCAAGCCCCCGTCGGTGTGGCTGCTGAATAA
- a CDS encoding 3-hydroxyanthranilate 3,4-dioxygenase: MGKLSAFNFKAWIDEHRHLLKPPVGNKMVFEHADLMVTVVGGPNKRTDYHDDPVEEFFYQLEGDMLLKLYDGEEFYDVPIRQGDVFLLPPHVRHSPQRPQEGSVGLVIEPKRPKGALDAIEWYCFECGTRVHRAELALKSIVDDLPPVYAKFYSDKDLRTCPNCQTVHPGKEPPEGWVQL; the protein is encoded by the coding sequence ATGGGAAAACTAAGTGCTTTCAACTTCAAAGCGTGGATCGACGAACACCGCCACCTGCTGAAACCCCCGGTTGGGAACAAAATGGTGTTCGAGCATGCCGACCTGATGGTGACCGTCGTCGGCGGCCCCAACAAGCGCACCGACTATCACGACGATCCCGTTGAAGAGTTCTTCTATCAACTGGAAGGCGACATGCTTCTGAAGCTCTATGACGGAGAAGAGTTTTACGACGTGCCCATCCGCCAAGGCGACGTGTTTTTGCTACCGCCACATGTGCGCCACTCCCCTCAACGACCGCAAGAAGGCTCCGTCGGGCTTGTCATCGAACCAAAGCGGCCGAAAGGGGCTTTGGACGCAATCGAATGGTATTGCTTCGAATGCGGAACGCGTGTGCACCGCGCGGAGCTTGCGTTGAAGTCGATCGTAGACGATCTGCCCCCGGTCTACGCAAAATTTTACTCCGACAAAGATCTGCGAACCTGCCCGAACTGCCAAACCGTACATCCGGGCAAGGAGCCGCCAGAAGGCTGGGTCCAACTTTAA
- a CDS encoding TRAP transporter substrate-binding protein, whose protein sequence is MSKAFFKGLTTSLAALALSATATLANDFRLGLITPPPHIWTKAAENFGAALKDASGGKHSVTVFPSRQLGNEAQMLQQLQTGALDMAFMTVAEVSNRAPDFGAFYAPFLAKDIAHAGRILRTDAATDMLGQLPAKAGVVGIGYGMAGLRQIVSRGEVNSAADLKGMKLRITPFEPILDFYNALDAAPTPMPLPAVYDALANGQVDAIDMDAELIWLLKYYEHADTVVASNHMMFPMVGLVSARVWKDLSEEDRASITSLMQEQLEGVIDTYVAKDPEWMKQVEGTGKTYKTVGPDFFGDAAAAWEAKWSEKSTKLGAIREAAASVE, encoded by the coding sequence ATGTCGAAAGCCTTCTTTAAAGGCCTCACCACCAGTCTAGCGGCGCTCGCACTCAGCGCCACGGCCACACTCGCAAATGATTTCCGTTTGGGACTGATCACCCCGCCTCCGCATATTTGGACAAAGGCTGCCGAGAATTTCGGCGCCGCTCTCAAAGATGCGTCTGGCGGGAAACATTCGGTGACCGTTTTCCCGTCGCGCCAACTGGGCAACGAAGCGCAAATGCTTCAGCAACTGCAAACCGGTGCTTTAGACATGGCCTTTATGACCGTTGCAGAGGTCTCTAACCGTGCGCCAGATTTTGGCGCCTTCTACGCGCCGTTCCTGGCCAAAGATATCGCCCATGCGGGTCGTATTTTGCGCACAGACGCTGCGACTGACATGCTGGGCCAACTTCCCGCCAAGGCTGGCGTCGTCGGTATCGGCTATGGCATGGCAGGTTTGCGGCAGATCGTTTCGCGCGGCGAAGTCAATTCTGCAGCCGACTTGAAAGGCATGAAACTTCGCATAACGCCGTTTGAGCCCATTCTGGATTTCTACAACGCGTTGGACGCCGCACCTACTCCCATGCCGCTGCCTGCGGTCTACGACGCGCTGGCAAACGGTCAGGTTGATGCAATCGACATGGATGCCGAACTGATCTGGCTTCTCAAGTATTATGAACATGCCGACACTGTGGTGGCCTCCAACCATATGATGTTCCCGATGGTTGGTCTGGTATCTGCACGAGTCTGGAAGGATCTCTCCGAGGAAGATCGCGCATCGATAACCAGCCTGATGCAAGAGCAGCTCGAGGGCGTCATCGACACATATGTCGCGAAAGATCCTGAATGGATGAAGCAGGTCGAAGGCACCGGCAAAACGTACAAAACCGTCGGCCCGGACTTCTTCGGCGATGCGGCAGCAGCGTGGGAAGCCAAGTGGAGCGAGAAGTCCACGAAACTGGGCGCGATCCGAGAAGCAGCAGCCAGCGTTGAATAA
- a CDS encoding TRAP transporter large permease, whose translation MTPIVFVALLFGAVPIALVLILTSIWYISESGNTVLFDSFMQQLFSGVENYGLLAIPLFMLTGELMNEGGMTSRLINAARVFVGGFRGGLAYINLLANMFMAAIIGSAASQIAVMSRAMVPAMEAEGYDKGFAAATTAAGGLLAPVIPPSMLFVIYGVLAQIPIGDMFLAGIIPGLILVAVFFAVITLIGLFKPMPKGTWMSFKEARSALLACLPAALIPAAIIGGILFGIATPTESAAVASMVAFLIGWLVYGEINPLKLGLLFARTARNASMVIFMIAAANVFGWVIIYEALPQKLAALITTITSDPFTFLLIVNLALLIVGMLIDGIAALILVTPILLPIAMNDYNIDPFHFGVVMSLNLVLGLLTPPVGVGLYIASAMSGASAGQILRALWPFLLAVTGVLILLSYVPWLSTALL comes from the coding sequence ATGACGCCAATCGTCTTCGTTGCCTTGCTATTTGGCGCAGTGCCAATCGCGCTTGTCCTGATTTTGACCTCGATCTGGTATATCTCTGAAAGCGGCAACACTGTTTTGTTCGACAGCTTCATGCAGCAGTTGTTCTCGGGTGTGGAAAATTACGGCTTGCTCGCCATCCCCCTCTTCATGCTTACGGGCGAGTTAATGAACGAAGGTGGAATGACCAGCCGCCTGATCAACGCGGCGCGTGTCTTTGTAGGCGGCTTTCGCGGAGGGCTCGCTTATATCAACCTACTGGCCAACATGTTCATGGCCGCAATTATCGGCTCCGCCGCTTCACAGATCGCCGTCATGAGCCGCGCGATGGTCCCTGCGATGGAGGCCGAGGGCTACGACAAGGGATTTGCTGCCGCGACGACGGCTGCGGGCGGTTTGTTGGCCCCCGTCATCCCCCCTTCGATGCTCTTCGTGATTTACGGTGTACTCGCTCAGATCCCTATCGGGGACATGTTTTTGGCGGGCATCATCCCAGGCCTTATTTTGGTAGCAGTCTTTTTCGCCGTCATCACACTCATCGGGCTTTTCAAACCTATGCCCAAAGGCACTTGGATGAGCTTTAAAGAAGCCCGGTCGGCCTTGCTCGCCTGCTTACCTGCCGCATTGATCCCCGCAGCAATCATCGGCGGCATCCTGTTCGGGATCGCCACCCCCACCGAATCCGCAGCCGTTGCATCAATGGTAGCGTTTCTCATAGGCTGGCTGGTTTACGGCGAAATCAATCCGTTGAAACTAGGCCTTCTTTTCGCGAGAACAGCGCGTAACGCCTCCATGGTCATTTTCATGATCGCTGCGGCGAATGTCTTTGGCTGGGTGATTATTTACGAAGCCTTGCCGCAAAAACTCGCGGCATTAATCACAACTATAACGTCAGACCCATTCACGTTCCTGCTGATCGTCAACCTCGCCCTTCTGATCGTTGGAATGCTGATTGATGGCATTGCCGCGCTCATCCTCGTGACACCAATTCTTTTGCCGATCGCAATGAACGACTACAACATTGACCCGTTCCATTTTGGTGTCGTCATGAGCCTCAACTTGGTGCTGGGACTGCTTACCCCTCCTGTTGGGGTTGGTCTCTACATTGCATCCGCAATGTCAGGCGCTTCGGCTGGACAAATCTTACGCGCCCTTTGGCCGTTCCTGCTGGCAGTCACAGGCGTCCTTATCCTGCTCAGTTATGTACCGTGGCTTTCCACGGCTTTGCTATAG
- the ccoP gene encoding cytochrome-c oxidase, cbb3-type subunit III encodes MDEPRFDEATKTYTTGHSYDGIEELNTPLPRWWLWTLYITIVWAVIYSIAYPAWPLVSSATAGFLGFSTRAQVAEEIARVENANSELNTQLAAIDLTTLKDNAPLQQYAVSAGASVFANNCSQCHGSGAAGAVGYPNLLDDDWLWGGDINAIAVTVRHGIRNEQDEDARYSEMPAFGEQLEKEEIASLVAYVQSLSGLDHDTALIEQGTELFMDNCTACHGDEGRGDREQGAPNLTDSVWLYGSSDAVLTETIANARFGVMPPWSPRLSDAQINAVAAYVHQKGGGE; translated from the coding sequence ATGGATGAGCCAAGATTTGACGAGGCCACAAAGACCTACACGACAGGTCACAGCTATGACGGCATCGAAGAGCTGAACACGCCGCTACCACGTTGGTGGCTCTGGACGCTTTATATCACGATCGTTTGGGCGGTGATCTACTCGATCGCCTATCCGGCTTGGCCGCTGGTCTCCTCCGCAACAGCTGGCTTTCTTGGGTTCTCCACTCGTGCTCAGGTGGCCGAAGAGATCGCCCGCGTAGAGAACGCCAATTCCGAGCTGAACACCCAATTGGCCGCAATTGACCTGACAACGCTGAAAGACAACGCGCCGTTGCAGCAATATGCGGTTTCGGCAGGTGCTTCGGTCTTCGCCAACAACTGTTCCCAATGTCACGGTTCCGGCGCAGCTGGTGCGGTGGGATATCCTAACCTGCTGGACGATGACTGGCTTTGGGGCGGCGACATCAATGCGATCGCAGTGACTGTGCGCCACGGCATTCGGAACGAGCAAGACGAAGACGCCCGTTATTCTGAAATGCCAGCGTTTGGTGAGCAGTTGGAGAAAGAAGAGATCGCATCCTTGGTGGCTTATGTTCAGTCCTTGTCTGGGCTGGACCACGACACCGCTTTGATTGAGCAAGGCACTGAGTTGTTTATGGACAACTGCACGGCTTGCCACGGCGACGAAGGCCGCGGTGACCGCGAGCAGGGCGCGCCGAACTTGACAGACTCTGTTTGGCTCTACGGCAGCTCTGATGCTGTCCTGACAGAGACAATCGCGAACGCGCGCTTTGGGGTTATGCCGCCTTGGTCGCCACGTTTGTCTGATGCTCAAATCAATGCGGTTGCTGCCTATGTGCACCAAAAAGGTGGTGGCGAGTAA